The following coding sequences lie in one Thalassoglobus polymorphus genomic window:
- a CDS encoding carbonic anhydrase has product MQVLVDGIHKFQREAFSKGQKLFETLAEGQAPLALFITCSDSRIDPSLLTQTKPGQLFIQRTAGNIVPPYGSVFAGEAATIEYAVTALNIRDIIICGHTHCGAMTGLLNPSCVESMPAVKEYLKHAESTRRIVEENYGHLTDPEKRLTLTVSENVLVQLKSLKTHPSVAAAISRGDLKLHGWVYKFETGDVFSFDPDKNEFVPIGDVALSEDELNRSLPVI; this is encoded by the coding sequence ATGCAAGTACTTGTTGATGGGATTCACAAATTTCAGAGAGAAGCGTTTAGCAAGGGGCAGAAGCTTTTCGAAACCTTGGCTGAGGGGCAGGCGCCGCTTGCCTTATTCATTACCTGCTCAGACTCGCGCATAGATCCCAGTCTACTGACGCAAACGAAACCCGGACAACTCTTTATTCAAAGGACAGCTGGGAATATTGTCCCACCTTATGGTTCCGTGTTTGCCGGAGAGGCTGCCACAATTGAATACGCCGTGACGGCTCTCAATATTCGCGACATTATCATTTGTGGTCATACTCACTGCGGAGCGATGACGGGACTCCTCAACCCATCTTGTGTTGAATCGATGCCGGCCGTTAAAGAGTATCTTAAACATGCTGAATCGACTCGACGAATTGTTGAAGAGAACTACGGCCACTTGACCGACCCTGAGAAGCGGTTGACCCTCACGGTCAGTGAGAACGTGCTAGTCCAACTCAAAAGCCTGAAAACGCACCCCTCGGTTGCGGCAGCGATCAGTCGTGGCGACCTCAAGCTTCACGGCTGGGTCTATAAATTTGAAACCGGCGACGTCTTTTCCTTTGACCCCGATAAAAACGAATTTGTTCCAATCGGAGATGTCGCTTTGAGTGAAGACGAATTGAATCGATCTCTCCCAGTCATTTAA
- a CDS encoding DUF2309 domain-containing protein, with product MPAANIVEVSGFHPDQATDPSRIRQQVEHGAHLLPTQGPIEVFVHHNTLHALESLPFHEAVKAGYARFGAEPYLPEQEYRRLLQEGRIQDDDLEAVVIEDLSGQNREWIDGLGTREQIRLAMLRHPLLVGPDAELRWIVAETDALDRFRPEVSQESRLRILAGTRTWIQDSLANDLNLPDELTELFSKFGRNASKWNDAAWESLTLHLLWWACRNGVQSCPVASSPANSLRPRDLLLHATGLDTDRYVDDVLIRFSTAYVDQGYSDWILPNRNEGFFESFVTLYSDKSPGLSRWMRGLSEELTNLNRNGTTPEESIEASLRELEIAEADQQEFITQSLMSLRGWAGMIWQLESGVDWVVHSIPKGSLVGMLAAQLILEKHAIRHIGEEDFGEANSISTILQLAQESLARRIPLNVERRAFLLFQTAQMLGWQPQQLMSLSKADWQRLAEEIDSFSGIERRRIYHEAYELKYRHAALDAFAEHASRRKNIAAPWGSQRPRFQIATCLDDREESFRRHLEEVEPMCETFGVAGFFAIAIYYRGAADGFYKPLCPAVITPDHYVQEDVGYSFEGIHRERAELRRKIGLVRRAFHTRSRTFLGGIAAGIVGSLATVPLVARVLFPHLTSRIRRRFGSLLQPPPVTRLQLERYADDPGPENGHIGFTIDEMANVVVRLLQDMGVTTPNAFSRMFIICGHGSSSLNNPHESAYCCGACAGKRGGPNARAFAEMANDWRVRAKVAEQGIQIPDDTFFVGAYHNTCDDSVVFYDLDRLPGSHRDDFESARESIETARRRNAHERCRRFDSAPLSLTPDEALRHVEARAQDISQVRPEYNHATNTLCVVGRRDWTRGLYMDRRAFVTTYDPTQDDAEHSILLRILAAAIPVCAGINLEYYFSRVDTTAYGSGSKLPHNIASLLGVMEGTSSDLRTGLYQQMVEIHDPLRILFVIETTPEAMLSIIERNETIGRLCRGSWVHLATIDPETSDIQIYRDGEFETYETNGNELSEADSSLACYHGSREHLPFSSIRETESVQ from the coding sequence GTGCCGGCTGCAAATATCGTAGAAGTATCAGGCTTCCATCCTGACCAGGCTACCGATCCGTCTCGGATTCGGCAGCAGGTTGAACATGGTGCACATTTACTGCCGACCCAGGGACCTATTGAGGTCTTCGTCCATCACAACACACTTCATGCACTTGAAAGTCTTCCATTTCATGAAGCTGTGAAGGCTGGGTACGCCCGATTCGGGGCCGAACCATATCTCCCGGAGCAGGAATATCGCCGCCTATTGCAAGAGGGGAGGATTCAGGATGATGACCTCGAAGCGGTCGTCATTGAGGATCTGTCGGGACAAAATCGCGAATGGATTGATGGGCTCGGAACGCGCGAGCAAATTCGCCTGGCGATGCTCCGGCATCCTCTCCTTGTCGGACCCGACGCAGAGTTACGATGGATCGTCGCAGAGACTGATGCTCTTGACCGGTTTCGCCCGGAAGTCTCACAGGAGTCTCGCTTACGAATTCTCGCAGGAACGCGAACCTGGATTCAGGATTCACTTGCGAACGATTTGAACCTCCCTGATGAACTGACTGAGTTGTTCTCGAAGTTTGGTCGCAACGCTTCGAAATGGAATGATGCAGCATGGGAATCGTTGACTCTTCACCTTCTCTGGTGGGCCTGCCGAAATGGAGTCCAGTCTTGCCCTGTCGCTTCAAGCCCGGCCAATTCCCTTCGCCCTCGCGACCTACTGCTGCATGCAACAGGTCTCGACACCGACAGGTACGTCGACGATGTTCTGATTCGTTTCAGCACCGCGTATGTCGATCAGGGCTACTCCGATTGGATTCTCCCCAATCGCAACGAGGGATTCTTTGAGTCGTTCGTGACGCTCTATTCTGACAAGTCACCTGGGTTAAGCCGGTGGATGCGAGGACTGTCGGAAGAACTCACAAATCTGAACCGAAATGGGACCACCCCCGAGGAATCAATCGAAGCGAGTCTTCGTGAGTTGGAAATCGCAGAAGCTGATCAGCAGGAGTTCATCACACAATCCTTGATGAGTCTGCGGGGCTGGGCGGGTATGATTTGGCAGCTTGAATCGGGTGTTGACTGGGTTGTGCATTCCATTCCCAAAGGTTCGCTTGTCGGGATGCTGGCTGCTCAGTTGATTTTGGAGAAGCATGCAATTCGACACATCGGAGAAGAGGATTTTGGTGAAGCAAACTCGATTTCCACAATTCTGCAATTAGCACAAGAATCTCTCGCTCGACGAATTCCACTCAATGTTGAACGGCGTGCCTTTCTGCTGTTTCAGACTGCCCAAATGTTAGGTTGGCAGCCTCAGCAGTTGATGTCGTTATCAAAAGCAGATTGGCAGCGACTCGCCGAAGAGATCGACAGCTTCTCCGGGATCGAACGACGCCGAATTTACCACGAAGCATACGAACTGAAATATCGGCACGCTGCTCTGGACGCTTTCGCGGAGCATGCATCGCGCCGCAAGAATATTGCCGCCCCTTGGGGCTCTCAAAGGCCCAGGTTCCAGATTGCCACCTGCCTTGACGACAGGGAAGAATCGTTTCGTCGACACCTCGAAGAAGTCGAACCGATGTGCGAAACCTTCGGGGTGGCCGGCTTCTTTGCGATTGCCATCTATTATCGTGGTGCAGCCGATGGATTCTACAAACCGTTATGTCCCGCGGTCATCACGCCGGATCATTATGTTCAAGAAGATGTTGGGTATTCATTCGAGGGAATCCATCGGGAGAGGGCCGAGTTGCGTCGCAAAATCGGCTTGGTCAGGCGTGCATTTCATACACGCAGCCGAACTTTTCTCGGGGGGATCGCTGCTGGCATCGTTGGTTCACTCGCCACAGTCCCTTTAGTGGCCCGCGTACTGTTTCCTCATCTGACGTCTCGAATTCGTCGTCGTTTCGGGTCGCTGCTGCAACCTCCTCCGGTTACGAGGTTGCAACTGGAAAGGTACGCAGACGACCCCGGCCCGGAAAACGGGCACATCGGTTTTACCATTGATGAAATGGCAAATGTTGTTGTGCGACTTCTCCAGGATATGGGAGTGACCACCCCGAATGCGTTCTCGCGAATGTTCATTATTTGTGGTCATGGATCTTCGAGCCTGAACAACCCTCATGAATCGGCTTACTGTTGCGGGGCATGTGCCGGAAAACGAGGTGGTCCCAACGCCCGCGCATTTGCTGAGATGGCGAATGACTGGCGGGTTCGAGCGAAAGTTGCAGAGCAGGGAATTCAAATCCCGGACGACACATTTTTTGTCGGAGCCTACCACAATACTTGCGATGACTCTGTCGTCTTTTATGACCTCGACCGCTTACCCGGTTCGCATCGCGATGATTTCGAATCGGCACGTGAATCGATCGAGACTGCCCGGCGGAGAAATGCTCATGAACGTTGTCGTCGCTTCGATTCCGCACCGCTTTCACTGACACCGGACGAAGCTCTACGCCACGTGGAAGCCCGTGCACAGGACATCTCTCAGGTCCGCCCAGAATACAACCACGCAACCAATACGCTTTGCGTTGTCGGTCGCCGTGACTGGACTCGCGGGTTGTACATGGATCGCCGAGCATTTGTGACAACCTACGATCCGACTCAGGATGACGCAGAACATTCAATCCTGCTTCGGATTCTCGCCGCTGCCATTCCAGTCTGTGCCGGCATCAACCTCGAATACTACTTCTCGCGAGTTGACACAACGGCTTACGGATCTGGATCGAAACTGCCGCACAACATTGCTTCACTTCTTGGGGTTATGGAAGGGACATCGAGCGACTTGCGGACAGGACTGTATCAGCAGATGGTCGAAATTCATGATCCTCTCCGAATCCTGTTTGTGATCGAAACGACTCCCGAGGCAATGTTGTCAATTATCGAACGTAATGAAACGATCGGTCGTTTGTGCCGAGGTAGCTGGGTTCACCTGGCGACTATAGATCCTGAAACGAGTGATATTCAGATCTATCGCGATGGAGAGTTTGAAACATACGAAACCAATGGAAACGAATTGTCTGAAGCCGACTCCTCCCTGGCATGCTATCACGGTTCACGTGAGCATCTTCCGTTCTCCTCGATTCGAGAAACGGAGTCTGTTCAATGA
- a CDS encoding proton-conducting transporter transmembrane domain-containing protein, translated as MTVASTLQFLGLVVVASPALLLASLGLPMLLGWNLSERTQARLTKTSVSVGLVAAVSILCLMVVSGSRHVPIELGNWASIEPEHFHFHLKFVFDRLSVPFAILSFVLCGTVGAFSTIYLHREKGYRRFFLLYALFLAGMIVSALAGTIETLFFGWELVGLSSALLVAYFHERPGPVRNGLRVWTTYRFADAAFLIAALAMHHFTGAGDFDRLMGSGPWPDGVAAIGSWQALAVGSLLLLAAAGKSGMVPFSGWLPRAMEGPTPSSAVFYGALSVHLGTYLLLRVSPLLEVSLPLRIAVIALGLVSAIFGALASRVQGDVKNALAFASLTQVGIITVEIGLGLRYIALIHMIGHACLRTLQLLRAPSVLRDHQTYEDAVGRRLTGDTVNPPRTATKFQVSLYRFALERGYLDAMLDDWIVRPFVKTFRFFDSLERRWTNYLSGGESRESDRLAPYGDSLEDVV; from the coding sequence ATGACTGTAGCATCGACATTGCAATTTTTAGGTCTGGTGGTCGTGGCAAGCCCTGCACTCTTATTGGCATCATTAGGGCTTCCGATGTTGCTGGGATGGAATCTGAGCGAACGAACCCAGGCCCGTTTGACGAAAACGAGTGTCTCGGTTGGGCTTGTCGCAGCGGTCTCGATCCTCTGCTTGATGGTGGTCTCCGGTTCGCGACATGTGCCGATTGAACTCGGCAACTGGGCTTCGATTGAACCGGAACATTTCCACTTCCATTTGAAGTTCGTCTTTGATCGCCTGTCCGTTCCGTTTGCCATCCTTTCATTTGTGCTGTGTGGAACAGTCGGAGCTTTCTCGACCATCTATTTACATCGCGAAAAAGGTTACCGCCGTTTCTTTTTGCTCTACGCATTATTTTTAGCCGGGATGATTGTTTCAGCACTGGCAGGAACGATTGAGACCCTGTTCTTTGGCTGGGAACTCGTTGGACTTTCATCAGCATTGCTCGTGGCATATTTCCACGAACGGCCTGGTCCAGTCAGAAATGGGCTTCGCGTTTGGACAACATATCGCTTTGCCGACGCGGCATTTCTAATTGCTGCCCTGGCAATGCACCACTTCACCGGAGCAGGTGATTTCGATCGGTTAATGGGTTCCGGTCCCTGGCCCGATGGGGTTGCCGCGATTGGTTCCTGGCAAGCCTTGGCGGTCGGTTCTCTGCTACTTCTCGCCGCAGCTGGGAAATCGGGAATGGTCCCATTTTCAGGTTGGCTTCCGCGAGCTATGGAGGGGCCAACGCCATCGAGTGCGGTGTTCTATGGAGCCTTGTCGGTCCACTTAGGAACTTATCTTTTATTGCGGGTCAGCCCGCTGTTAGAAGTCTCCCTGCCGTTACGGATCGCAGTGATCGCTCTGGGACTAGTTTCAGCGATCTTCGGGGCGCTGGCATCTCGTGTTCAAGGTGATGTCAAAAACGCTCTGGCGTTCGCATCACTCACACAAGTTGGAATCATTACCGTAGAGATCGGTCTCGGCCTGAGATACATAGCTTTGATTCACATGATCGGACATGCCTGCTTGCGAACACTGCAACTGCTGCGAGCTCCATCGGTTTTACGCGATCACCAGACGTACGAGGACGCAGTGGGTCGCAGATTGACCGGTGATACGGTGAACCCACCGCGAACTGCGACGAAGTTTCAGGTCAGCCTGTACCGCTTCGCTCTGGAACGTGGATACCTCGATGCGATGTTAGATGACTGGATTGTTCGACCATTTGTGAAGACCTTTCGCTTCTTCGATTCACTGGAACGACGCTGGACCAATTATCTTTCTGGAGGAGAGTCACGTGAATCGGACCGGCTGGCGCCGTATGGTGATTCGCTGGAGGACGTCGTCTAA
- a CDS encoding proton-conducting transporter transmembrane domain-containing protein yields the protein MSELHLPWLELSVLLPLVGAIWVSLLKNRDRARKHSIAVCGLTLICALGEWIDFSSLGTFAAHDHWDVLQLIFHRDVFVIDELSAPLLPLGALLYFTTVMTTLRTKLNRFSLGWTLFSESVLLATLTCRHPWLIILLLAVAVVPPWVELRKRQQSTRIFSLHMGLSLGLLAIGQFFVGDNASASNPSIFAGCLLTAGALIRSGICPLHCWMSDLFEKATFGTALLFVTPMTGVYAVMRLVFPIAPEWALQCIAILSLTTAVYAAGMALVQHDSRRFFCYLFLSHSSLVLVGLGLVTPIGLTGALCVWLSVGISLLGFGLALRSVEARTGRLTLENFHGLYEHTPFFAGMFLLTGLASIGFPGTIGFIGTELLMEGVVEIFPLVGLAIVLAAALNGIAVVKAYFHVFTGTRHHPSISMSCRPTERITVLIVVVLIIGGGLAPQPGIHSRYHAANMLIRLREPVPQPHNAAAIKNELAISPQTTLLTETPKRKSNND from the coding sequence ATGTCGGAACTCCATCTACCCTGGCTTGAACTCTCTGTGTTACTTCCGTTGGTGGGAGCGATTTGGGTTTCACTACTCAAAAATCGTGACCGTGCGAGGAAGCACAGCATTGCAGTCTGCGGTCTCACACTGATCTGCGCGCTCGGTGAATGGATTGATTTCTCTTCACTTGGAACTTTTGCAGCTCACGATCACTGGGATGTGCTCCAGCTGATTTTTCATCGCGATGTTTTTGTGATCGATGAACTTAGCGCTCCGTTACTTCCGTTGGGAGCACTTCTCTATTTCACGACAGTCATGACCACTTTGCGAACGAAGCTCAATCGCTTCTCGCTTGGCTGGACACTATTTTCCGAATCTGTCTTGCTCGCCACACTGACCTGCCGACATCCATGGCTGATCATCCTGTTGCTTGCAGTGGCGGTCGTTCCTCCCTGGGTGGAGCTACGGAAAAGACAGCAGTCCACTCGTATTTTCTCACTCCACATGGGACTGTCGCTAGGCTTGTTGGCGATTGGTCAATTCTTCGTCGGCGACAATGCGTCCGCTTCAAATCCGTCGATCTTTGCAGGGTGTCTGCTCACTGCAGGAGCCTTGATCCGAAGCGGCATCTGTCCGCTGCACTGCTGGATGTCCGACTTGTTTGAGAAAGCGACTTTCGGCACCGCGTTGTTATTCGTCACACCGATGACCGGTGTTTATGCCGTCATGCGACTGGTGTTTCCGATTGCTCCGGAGTGGGCACTGCAATGCATTGCCATTCTGTCACTGACGACGGCTGTTTACGCAGCCGGGATGGCTCTCGTGCAACATGACTCTCGACGATTCTTCTGCTATTTGTTTTTGAGCCACTCTTCGCTTGTGTTGGTCGGACTTGGATTGGTCACGCCGATTGGACTGACCGGAGCGTTGTGCGTTTGGTTGTCCGTGGGGATCTCTCTTCTCGGCTTCGGGCTTGCATTGCGAAGCGTTGAGGCCCGCACAGGACGCTTAACGCTGGAGAACTTCCATGGCTTGTATGAGCACACTCCTTTTTTCGCCGGGATGTTTTTGCTCACCGGATTAGCATCAATTGGATTTCCGGGCACGATCGGGTTCATTGGAACTGAACTCCTGATGGAAGGAGTTGTTGAAATCTTCCCGCTGGTTGGACTGGCAATTGTTTTAGCTGCCGCATTAAACGGAATCGCCGTCGTCAAGGCGTACTTTCACGTCTTCACCGGAACGCGACACCACCCTTCAATCTCAATGAGTTGTCGCCCCACAGAACGCATCACCGTTTTGATTGTCGTCGTGTTGATTATCGGCGGGGGACTCGCTCCTCAGCCCGGAATTCATTCGCGCTATCATGCTGCCAACATGTTAATTCGTCTGCGCGAGCCGGTTCCTCAACCACACAACGCAGCGGCCATCAAGAACGAACTCGCAATAAGTCCGCAGACAACTCTCCTCACCGAAACCCCAAAACGCAAATCGAACAATGACTGA
- the dtd gene encoding D-aminoacyl-tRNA deacylase, with the protein MRAVVQRVSSASVTVDNEIVGKIDRGYLVLLGITTDDTHDDVNYLANKIIGLRVFEDDEGKMNLALGDVGGSVLAVSQFTLYGDCRKGRRPSFIEAARPEQAKPLYESFVAELRAQGIRTETGKFQEHMDVALVNDGPVTLFLESPKRS; encoded by the coding sequence ATGCGTGCTGTCGTACAACGTGTTTCTTCTGCGAGTGTTACTGTCGACAATGAAATCGTCGGGAAGATTGACCGGGGATATCTCGTTTTACTGGGAATCACTACGGACGATACGCATGACGATGTCAATTACCTCGCCAACAAAATCATTGGCTTGCGAGTCTTCGAAGATGACGAGGGCAAAATGAATCTCGCTCTAGGAGATGTCGGCGGAAGCGTTCTCGCAGTCAGTCAGTTCACACTTTACGGTGATTGCCGAAAAGGTCGCCGCCCCAGTTTTATCGAGGCGGCCCGGCCTGAGCAGGCGAAACCATTGTACGAAAGTTTTGTCGCTGAGTTGCGAGCACAAGGGATCAGGACAGAGACCGGCAAGTTTCAGGAACACATGGATGTCGCGTTGGTCAACGACGGTCCAGTGACATTGTTTCTGGAGAGTCCGAAGCGGTCTTAA